Proteins encoded in a region of the Oncorhynchus gorbuscha isolate QuinsamMale2020 ecotype Even-year linkage group LG16, OgorEven_v1.0, whole genome shotgun sequence genome:
- the igbp1 gene encoding immunoglobulin-binding protein 1 isoform X2, whose amino-acid sequence MAAAESTSLSPSQAEEPPKLSDLLDRGWKLYEEVDTTNDPIAATHIQVKIKRGITQLEEATRMVAQLDLFSRNEELEEVATTDLKYLMLPVLLGALTMKQVNLAKRLEQVQIARCYFLDFLKRCKEYNISQFELPKTNENSAGTLEEESANGPPKPPDLIAMATVRAAKIERYTQRKNTEAKLSEIKAAVDSGQADDEIVRDFYLLNLRKWIVVSLEEIESIDQEIEILTKMDVLKQSSAEPSQSKRPPMKPFILTKDAVQARVFGAGYPSLPTMSVDDWYEQHRKKNALPDQGIPRSTEDVDAEEREQEEKEKRVENDDKEALQKARDWDNWKDTHQRGYGNRKNMG is encoded by the exons atggcagCCGCTGAAAGCACTAGCTTGTCACCAAGTCAGGCAGAAGAACCACCTAAACTATCTGATTTATTAGATCGGGGATGGAAACTATATGAGGAGGTGGACACCACAAACGATCCCATCGCAGCTACCCATATCCAGGTTAAAATCAAGCGTGGGATAACGCAACTGGAAGAGGCAACGCGGATGGTTGCCCAGCTCGACTTGTTcag CCGAAATGAAGAATTGGAGGAGGTAGCAACAACAGATCTGAAGTATCTGATGTTGCCTGTCCTCCTGGGGGCTCTTACTATGAAGCAAGTGAACCTGGCAAAACGACTAGAGCAAGTTCAGATAGCAAGATGTTACTTTTTGGACTTCTTGAAAAGATGTAAGGAGTATAACATATCACAGTTTGAGCTACCCAAAACCAATGAAAACTCTGCTGGCACACTGGAAGAAGAATCTGCAAATGGGCCCCCCAAACCTCCGGACTTGATTGCAATGGCGACAGTAAGAGCGGCAAAGATAGAAAG ATACACCCAGAGGAAGAACACCGAGGCCAAGCTATCAGAGATCAAGGCAGCAGTGGACAGTGGGCAGGCAGATGACGAGATAGTTAGAGACTTCTACCTCCTCAACTTGAGGAAATGGATTGTTGTATCCCTGGAGGAGATTGAGAGCATTGATCAGGAAATTGAGATTTTGACCAAGATGGATGTTCTAAAACAG AGTTCAGCAGAGCCATCACAATCTAAAAGGCCTCCCATGAAACCCTTCATTCTCACCAAAGATGCTGTTCAGGCCAG AGTGTTTGGGGCTGGCTATCCCAGCCTGCCTACTATGTCTGTGGATGACTGGTATGAGCAGCACAGGAAGAAAAATGCCCTGCCGGACCAGGGGATCCCTCGCAGCACTG AGGACGTTGATGCAGAAGAGCGAGAgcaagaagagaaagagaagcgaGTTGAAAATGATGACAAGGAGGCCTTGCAGAAAGCTAGAGACTGGGACAACTGGAAGGATACACATCAGAGAGGCTATGGGAACCGTAAAAACATGGGCTGA
- the igbp1 gene encoding immunoglobulin-binding protein 1 isoform X1, whose translation MAAAESTSLSPSQAEEPPKLSDLLDRGWKLYEEVDTTNDPIAATHIQVKIKRGITQLEEATRMVAQLDLFSRNEELEEVATTDLKYLMLPVLLGALTMKQVNLAKRLEQVQIARCYFLDFLKRCKEYNISQFELPKTNENSAGTLEEESANGPPKPPDLIAMATVRAAKIERYTQRKNTEAKLSEIKAAVDSGQADDEIVRDFYLLNLRKWIVVSLEEIESIDQEIEILTKMDVLKQSSAEPSQSKRPPMKPFILTKDAVQARVFGAGYPSLPTMSVDDWYEQHRKKNALPDQGIPRSTGREDVDAEEREQEEKEKRVENDDKEALQKARDWDNWKDTHQRGYGNRKNMG comes from the exons atggcagCCGCTGAAAGCACTAGCTTGTCACCAAGTCAGGCAGAAGAACCACCTAAACTATCTGATTTATTAGATCGGGGATGGAAACTATATGAGGAGGTGGACACCACAAACGATCCCATCGCAGCTACCCATATCCAGGTTAAAATCAAGCGTGGGATAACGCAACTGGAAGAGGCAACGCGGATGGTTGCCCAGCTCGACTTGTTcag CCGAAATGAAGAATTGGAGGAGGTAGCAACAACAGATCTGAAGTATCTGATGTTGCCTGTCCTCCTGGGGGCTCTTACTATGAAGCAAGTGAACCTGGCAAAACGACTAGAGCAAGTTCAGATAGCAAGATGTTACTTTTTGGACTTCTTGAAAAGATGTAAGGAGTATAACATATCACAGTTTGAGCTACCCAAAACCAATGAAAACTCTGCTGGCACACTGGAAGAAGAATCTGCAAATGGGCCCCCCAAACCTCCGGACTTGATTGCAATGGCGACAGTAAGAGCGGCAAAGATAGAAAG ATACACCCAGAGGAAGAACACCGAGGCCAAGCTATCAGAGATCAAGGCAGCAGTGGACAGTGGGCAGGCAGATGACGAGATAGTTAGAGACTTCTACCTCCTCAACTTGAGGAAATGGATTGTTGTATCCCTGGAGGAGATTGAGAGCATTGATCAGGAAATTGAGATTTTGACCAAGATGGATGTTCTAAAACAG AGTTCAGCAGAGCCATCACAATCTAAAAGGCCTCCCATGAAACCCTTCATTCTCACCAAAGATGCTGTTCAGGCCAG AGTGTTTGGGGCTGGCTATCCCAGCCTGCCTACTATGTCTGTGGATGACTGGTATGAGCAGCACAGGAAGAAAAATGCCCTGCCGGACCAGGGGATCCCTCGCAGCACTGGTAGGG AGGACGTTGATGCAGAAGAGCGAGAgcaagaagagaaagagaagcgaGTTGAAAATGATGACAAGGAGGCCTTGCAGAAAGCTAGAGACTGGGACAACTGGAAGGATACACATCAGAGAGGCTATGGGAACCGTAAAAACATGGGCTGA